A genome region from Populus alba chromosome 5, ASM523922v2, whole genome shotgun sequence includes the following:
- the LOC118061951 gene encoding NADH dehydrogenase [ubiquinone] 1 beta subcomplex subunit 2 — MAGGHGEGINYKGLTMHKPKRWHVVTGKGLCAVMWFWVLYRAKQDGPVVLGWRHPWEGHGDHGHEGGH; from the exons ATGGCGGGAGGGCATGGAGAGGGCATCAATTACAAAGGCTTGACTATGCATAAGCCAAAGCGATGGCATGTAGTCACTGGAAAGGGCTTGTGTGCTGTCATGTG GTTTTGGGTACTTTACAGGGCGAAGCAAGATGGCCCTGTAGTATTG GGCTGGAGACATCCGTGGGAAGGCCATGGTGACCATGGCCACGAGGGTGGACACTAG